A window of the Agrococcus jejuensis genome harbors these coding sequences:
- a CDS encoding amino acid ABC transporter ATP-binding protein: protein MTATTPLLSASHVSKHFGHNLVLDDVSLDVARGETVVLIGPSGAGKSTLLRTLNMLETIDSGSITLDGELMGFEEVGGRLLHRSKKDVTRQRARLGMVFQQFNLFPHMTALENVAHAPVHVRGMKTKAARAAATALLERVGLADRAGHYPSELSGGQQQRVAIARALAIQPEVLLFDEPTSALDPELVEDVLHVMRELSEQGQTMIIVTHEMGFARDVADRVVFMTEGAVREVGTPEQIFRDSENVRLRAFLSSVGARA, encoded by the coding sequence ATGACCGCCACCACGCCCCTGCTCAGCGCGAGCCACGTCTCGAAGCACTTCGGCCACAACCTCGTGCTCGACGACGTCTCGCTCGACGTCGCCCGCGGCGAGACCGTCGTGCTCATCGGCCCCTCCGGCGCCGGCAAGTCGACGCTGCTGCGCACGCTCAACATGCTCGAGACGATCGACTCCGGCTCGATCACCCTCGACGGTGAGCTCATGGGCTTCGAGGAGGTCGGCGGTCGCCTGCTGCACCGCTCGAAGAAGGACGTGACCCGCCAGCGCGCCCGCCTCGGCATGGTGTTCCAGCAGTTCAACCTCTTCCCGCACATGACGGCGCTCGAGAACGTCGCCCACGCCCCCGTGCACGTGCGCGGCATGAAGACGAAGGCGGCGCGCGCCGCCGCGACGGCGCTGCTCGAGCGCGTCGGCCTCGCCGACCGCGCGGGCCACTACCCCTCCGAGCTGTCGGGAGGCCAGCAGCAGCGCGTCGCCATCGCGCGCGCCCTCGCCATCCAGCCCGAGGTGCTCCTCTTCGACGAGCCCACGTCGGCACTCGACCCCGAGCTCGTCGAGGACGTGCTGCACGTCATGCGCGAGCTCAGCGAGCAGGGCCAGACGATGATCATCGTCACGCACGAGATGGGCTTCGCCCGCGATGTCGCCGACCGCGTCGTGTTCATGACCGAGGGCGCCGTGCGCGAGGTCGGCACGCCCGAGCAGATCTTCCGCGACAGCGAGAACGTGCGCCTGCGCGCCTTCCTCTCGAGCGTCGGCGCCCGCGCATGA
- a CDS encoding amino acid ABC transporter permease: MTTTTPVDVSTARRRARPGQWIATIVVGAAAAGVLWIFATNPTVDWSVIGRYLFFPAILKGLWVTIYLTVGAMAIGIVLGVLLAAGRLSPNPLIRGVSNAYVWFFRGTPTLVQLIFWYNIAIFLPRVELGLPGLDPFFSANTNDLISPIIAALLGLGLNEAAYMGEVVRGGLLAVPHGQTEAAQSVGLSTRKTFTQIILPQAMRAIVPPTGNQIIIMLKGTSLVSVMAVADVFYTAQGIYQTNGQVIPLLIVASIWYLACTTVLYFIQGRLERRFGRGFERRSIGKGKGSKPRTAAIPVAAAPAAVTTETTEGAAR; encoded by the coding sequence ATGACCACGACGACCCCCGTCGACGTCTCGACCGCGCGCCGCAGGGCGCGCCCCGGACAGTGGATCGCCACGATCGTGGTGGGTGCGGCCGCAGCCGGCGTGCTGTGGATCTTCGCCACCAACCCCACGGTCGACTGGTCCGTGATCGGTCGGTACCTCTTCTTCCCCGCCATCCTCAAGGGCCTCTGGGTCACCATCTACCTCACGGTGGGTGCCATGGCCATCGGCATCGTGCTCGGCGTGCTCCTCGCAGCCGGCCGCCTCTCGCCGAACCCCCTCATCCGCGGCGTCTCCAACGCCTACGTGTGGTTCTTCCGCGGCACCCCCACGCTCGTGCAGCTGATCTTCTGGTACAACATCGCGATCTTCCTGCCGCGCGTCGAGCTGGGCCTGCCCGGCCTCGACCCGTTCTTCAGCGCCAACACGAACGACCTCATCAGCCCGATCATCGCCGCCCTGCTGGGCCTCGGCCTCAACGAGGCCGCCTACATGGGCGAGGTCGTGCGCGGCGGCCTGCTCGCCGTGCCGCACGGGCAGACGGAGGCGGCGCAGTCGGTGGGCCTGTCGACCCGCAAGACCTTCACGCAGATCATCCTTCCCCAGGCGATGCGCGCGATCGTGCCACCGACGGGCAACCAGATCATCATCATGCTCAAGGGCACATCGCTCGTGTCCGTCATGGCCGTCGCCGACGTGTTCTACACGGCGCAGGGCATCTACCAGACCAACGGCCAGGTCATCCCGCTGCTCATCGTCGCGAGCATCTGGTACCTCGCCTGCACGACCGTCCTGTACTTCATCCAGGGCAGGCTCGAGCGCCGCTTCGGCCGAGGCTTCGAGCGCCGCTCGATCGGCAAGGGCAAGGGCTCGAAGCCCAGGACCGCAGCCATCCCCGTCGCCGCCGCGCCCGCCGCCGTGACGACCGAGACCACGGAAGGTGCCGCGCGATGA